The following coding sequences lie in one Rutidosis leptorrhynchoides isolate AG116_Rl617_1_P2 chromosome 6, CSIRO_AGI_Rlap_v1, whole genome shotgun sequence genomic window:
- the LOC139852056 gene encoding acyl-lipid (9-3)-desaturase-like yields the protein MAEHKKYVTSDELKTHNKSGDLWICIQGKVYDVTNWMKTHPGGELPLLNLAGQDVTDAFVALHPSSAWQHLDKFFNGYYLKDYNVSEVSKDYRKLYSEFTKMDLFEKKGHGVMISMFFIAMLFCVCVYGVLFSESCLVHLICGGLMGFLWIQSGWLGHDSGHYQIMMDRKSTRFAQILTGNCLAGISIGWWKRNHNTHHIAVNSLDYDPDIQHIPMFAISSKFFDSLTSKYYERKLNFNGITRFLVSYQHYTYYPVMCLARLNLFGQSFALLLSNKKVDNRGQELLGLLVFWIWYPLLVSCLPNWSERVMFVLASFTVTGIQHVQFTLNHFSSSVYVGEPTGNDWFQKQTNGTLNITCSEFMDWFHGGLQFQIEHHLFPRLPRCQLRKISPFVKDLCKKHGLAYDCASFFKANERTVATLRNAALQARDLTKPVPKNLVWEAVNTHG from the coding sequence ATGGCAGAACACAAGAAGTATGTGACATCAGATGAACTGAAAACACACAACAAATCAGGAGATCTATGGATTTGTATTCAAGGTAAAGTTTATGATGTTACAAATTGGATGAAAACTCATCCTGGTGGTGAATTGCCATTGTTGAATCTTGCTGGTCAAGATGTCACTGATGCTTTTGTTGCTCTTCATCCATCATCAGCATGGCAACATCTTGACAAATTCTTTAATGGCTATTATTTAAAAGATTATAATGTTTCTGAGGTTTCAAAAGATTATAGAAAACTTTACTCTGAATTTACAAAAATGGACTTGTTTGAAAAAAAAGGACATGGAGTTATGATATCTATGTTCTTTATAGCAATGCTGTTTTGTGTTTGTGTTTATGGTGTTTTGTTTAGTGAGAGTTGTTTGGTTCATTTGATTTGTGGTGGGTTGATGGGATTTCTTTGGATTCAAAGTGGATGGCTTGGTCATGATTCGGGTCATTACCAGATTATGATGGATCGAAAATCGACCCGTTTTGCACAAATCTTGACTGGGAATTGTTTAGCAGGGATTAGTATTGGGTGGTGGAAAAGAAACCACAATACTCATCATATTGCTGTTAATAGTCTTGATTATGACCCTGATATTCAACACATTCCAATGTTTGCAATATCATCGAAATTCTTTGATTCGCTTACATCAAAATATTACGAAAGAAAATTGAATTTTAATGGTATTACTAGGTTTCTTGTTAGTTACCAACATTACACATATTACCCTGTTATGTGTTTAGCTAGACTTAATTTATTCGGCCAATCTTTCGCCTTGCTTTTATCGAATAAAAAGGTGGATAATAGAGGACAAGAGCTTTTAGGCCTTTTAGTGTTCTGGATTTGGTACCCTTTGTTAGTTTCTTGCTTACCAAATTGGAGCGAGCGCGTTATGTTTGTGTTAGCAAGCTTTACGGTTACAGGGATTCAACATGTTCAATTTACATTGAACCATTTTTCATCAAGTGTTTATGTTGGTGAGCCAACTGGTAATGATTGGTTTCAGAAGCAAACTAATGGTACACTCAACATTACTTGTTCCGAATTTATGGATTGGTTTCATGGTGGGCTGCAATTTCAAATTGAGCATCATTTGTTTCCAAGATTACCTAGATGTCAATTAAGGAAAATATCTCCATTTGTGAAGGATTTATGCAAGAAACATGGTTTGGCTTATGATTGTGCATCTTTTTTCAAGGCGAACGAGAGGACAGTTGCAACGTTGCGCAATGCAGCTTTACAAGCACGTGACTTGACCAAGCCGGTCCCAAAGAATCTAGTCTGGGAAGCAGTAAACACGCACGGCTAA